The stretch of DNA GTGAACTGAACTCATTTAATTACATGTACTGTGTGTTTGTTAGATGTATGTTATTTTCTTCTTCAACTAATTttaaattatagttcgtttttatgttgtactgttacaccattgtcctatgttaggggagggttggtatcccgctaacatgtttatccccgccacattctgtatgtatgtgcctgtcccaagtcaggaggttgtaattcagtggttgtcgtttgctgatgtgttaaatattttgtttttcgttcatttttgtacaaacttaggccgttagtattttagtttgaactgttttacatttgtcatttcggtgcctcttatagctgaatatgcgatATGGGCTatatggccgtacggtgacctatagttgttaatttctgtgtcatttggtcccttgcggagagttgtgtcattggcaatcataatacatcttctttttttttatatacatacgTTAATATCTGTTGAACATTGAATGTTCGAAAATGGAAAATAACAAATTTGTTATTAAACACACTGGATTTTCGACTGATATGAAGAGCTACATCCGGTTTTTGAGTACTTTAAAACGAGAAACGACTCGAGGACTATAAAATTCATGACAACCAGataaaactttaatattaatCTATAGTCTATGGTGCATAAAATAttgtaagataaataaaaaaaatattgtacacaCGATGCATAGAAATCTAGCTATTGGCATCATTTATTCTGAATGTCGAATACTGAAATGTATACATCTGCAAATTTTGCAAAAGTGATGCAGACGCAAAAGAATCAAGTGTTATGGTAGCACCTTTTTGGTGCCAGTcttaaaaacaaatcataaaaatgCAAGACACTGGTTTTGTAAAGCTCGTTAAGTAGTTTGAGGTTGTTGGGtgttttttttggtttcaaaactAATAGGATATTTTCTTCAAAGTTTTAATCAGaatgtcgattttttttatatatgggtTCGTATGCtttcaatttattataaaaaaaaaatagaataaaaatgtcATTTTACGCTTCAAAATATATTGAAAGAATATTCAACAATTATTTACTTGTTTGTGATGTTACCacaacaaaactagaggctctaaagagcctatgtcgctcacccgtatttactgatgctttggaaatcatgtaaaataaggttaaaatcataatttatagtataagatatcattagatactataatagtatctaagataatagcaaaaaactgcaaaatttccataaaattactaactcaggggcagcaacccaacaactggtagACGGATTTGTCTCTTGACcatctgaccattttgatcagttgacttatttgtagatcttactttgctgaacataattgctgtttacagtttatctctatctaaaataatattcaagataataaccaagaacggcaaaatttccttaaaattaccaattaaggggtagcaacccaaccacaggttctccgattcatctgaaaattttagagcagatagatcttgacctaatgaacaattttacccctgtcagatttgctctaaatgctttggtttcagagatataagccaaaatctacattttacccctatgttctatttttagccatggcagccatcttggttggttagccaggtcactggacacattttttaaactagataccccaatgatgattgtggccaagtttggtgtaatttggcccaatagtctcagaggagaagatttttatgaaagttaacgacgacagacaacgatggacgcaaagtgatgagaaaacctCACCTGGCCCTTCGGGTCAAAAATACCTCCTTATATATGTTTAATTCAAAAGGGTACATAAGTAAACAGAATATACTCATTAACCGCACATGACTGAGAGtgtacacactgaaatgtctcacctgttTAATTGACCATTAATTAAATGTTGATAGTCCTATAAGTATAAAGTTTTACTATGTAAGTATCACATAAATTTAACATGCTCCaagtaaatgaggtcaaggtaaaataaaCCAAGCCAAAcatatatgtacaccttacaatcattccatacactgaatattgTTAACCTATTGCTAGTATACAAGAAACAGACCAACCATGaaactttatattattatttaatgaaccatgaaaatgaggtccaggtcagaaGAACCCTGACAGACAGACATTTGCACCCTCCAACTCTTCAACagatcaaatatagttgaccaattgcataaaatttctaaaaaaacaaacttaaacaggaaaacttaacattgagcaatgagccgtgaaaatgagatcaaggtcaaataaaacctgccagactggcatgtacaacataaaatatttctatacactaaatgtagttgacctattgcatacagtatcagaaaaacagacaaaaacacacaacttaactataaccacttaaccatggaaatgagatcaaggtcagataacagcTGCCAGTTGaaatgtacacctaacaatcattccatataccaaatatagcaGAACTAGTGCTTATAGTATCTTAGATATaagacttgaccacaaaaacttaaccttgttaacTGATGTTGAGGTCAGATGAAAATTGTCTGACAAGCAGGAGGATCTTGCAAGGTATCTTATGCAAGATAGCTTATCTTACCTTAAAATAGAAAACTTTGAACAATGAGATAACACTTCTGCCACATCGGTATAACatcattttattacaaataacTTTGAATTCCATCAACTCAAATGGCACACTGCAAATCAACATAAGTACTACAGTACCACATCAGCATAAGATACTACACGTCTGTGTTTTACCAACATCAACACAACCTATCACATTGTAATCAACAGAATAACTAGGCAAATCACATtggtatattttatttcatcttttcttttaaattataaacacatttgttttttattaataaactcttgtaaatattatatgtataataatttttaaaataaccataaaattataaaataatacaaaaccagtaaaaataaaaaatctggaATGGAAgataaaaacataacataaagTGGACGGAATACGAGGATGATAGTAAATGGAACATTGAAGTGTGTTGAGACAATGCATGCAGTATTGTACAGTGTAATTAACAAATACTTACACTCACAAATATAGAAGCATGTAATAAACCCACAGAAATAAATGTTTTCTGAACCAtcaagaaaacagaaaaaattaCAGAGCAGTAAAAATTCGGTAAAGTTTATAATCACAACAAAAAATTTGGCAAAGGGCAGGGTTAAGGACACCCCACCACCTGTATCCGAAAAGAAAAGGATTGAACATGTAATTGCAAATcttctataatttcacataagatCAATCACATGAAAGATAAGTTTGGTATACAAATGAGACACAAAATTTATGATGTTGGGCTCCAGTTACACCAAGATGACCGCAAATTTCTGCATCATAAGATAATGTCCaactttgaagattttttttaattttcaattttaaaaataaccaaGATATTTAAAATAGGGAATTTATCTAGAGTGAAATGCTATTATTTATCTAGTCCTTGATAGATACAAAAGTTTGCAAATATGAGAATGAAAATATAAACCCACAATTTGAAATCTATGAATATTATAGAAATCATATTTTAAACTAATTTCAAACTCTCTTTGTCTTGAGAATGTGCTGTACAATTATAAACAATTTCAATTACATGTGAAAAATATAGTAGATGTGTGTAAAACATGGGTGAGACATCAACAAATAAAGAGGATTTTAGGAAATGGAGCATATTAACAAAAGGATTAGAATAACgctgatatatacatatattcttATTTGGCCCTTCAACACAGTAAACAGCGGTGAACTTGCGATATGCAATTCATCCACATTTTAACCATTGACATTTTTAACGGTGGTAAGATAACGAAAAGTCTACGaggttacataaaaaaaattgaatttactCTATATACTtgaagaaaaagatttttttttaaaatcctaTTGATTTAAAGGAAGGAAAAAATGagatgcaaacaaaaaattcaacaaaaattgtatcaGATTCATTGAAAACATTTTGACAAGCTAAAACTTTCCAGTGTTAGACACAGTTACAAATATTTGGCTGTATCAAATGCATGGTATTGATTAACAATAATATTATAATTCATTTCTAAGAAACTTAACCAGTGTTGTCTATTACAGTGACCTTTATAATAGCTTAGTTCTAACAATAGAACTTTCACTGATATATAATAACTGACTCCTGACAAATTCACCTAAATGCAAGATTTAACCAAACTAAGACATCTGTTTCATTTAAACACACGGAAGAACATATTGCACTTGTTCAGATATTATATACATTTGATGTTAATGTGTTTGAATATGTTAACCAATGATGATCAGtaattttatgttaaatattcagaaataataaAGGCAAGATCTTTGTTGTAGAAATAAGAATTCCATCTAATCAGAGGTAACCTTTCCGAAAACACATATTTTACTTAACCGAAAACTTGTTGTTTCATGTTATCTTCAGACAATATTGTCTGCTTTAATGATTTTCTTCCTTAAaaccagatttgttttttctattgCATTTTAAGGCTCCACTtacattagaaaaacaaaataattaatcaCATATTAACAAGGTAATCTTTTATAATTTCTATCAAACCAGATTAATAAAATGTAAATTCAAATTTCATAGAATTTGAGGGCTTATATCGACATGAAATTAATGCACTTCCCTTTGTCTGTATGAATAATTTTGAACATTGCCTACTTTATAATTTGTGATAAACATACCTAGACATTTCTTGCCCTTAGCTTCCTTCagcatgttaaaatattttttgataaaattatgaGCTATTACTACATTAACTTTCTATGAGGACATTATGCATGTGTTTTCAGCTATTCTATATAAATTAGGTATGATGTTCTAATGAATGAATATAAAAGCCTTTGTGGTAATGTATACTACTCTGAAATACAAGTGCTAAATATAAAAGCCTTTGTGGTAATGTATACTACTCTGAAATAAAAGTGCTAAATATAAAAGCCTTTGTGGTAATGTATACTACTCTGAAATACAAGTGCTAAATATTGTCAAGAGGATTAATCTAAGCAGTGATTTAATTTCCTGGTTTTAAAGCATCAAACAAGTTTGCTAGGTTTTATTTGGCCTCTTTACTTGTCCTTGACtcttatcttttttaaagatcaaaattTACACCAGGGAATATTTTCACCATTTCTTTTTGATCTTTTAAAATCGAGAAATTAACCAAAACCTAAACTCTTAATATATCCCACTTGACAGTGTAATATTTACTCTAGGCTTAAATACTGTTACAATTCTTCTCAATACTGAAcattatgaattaaatataattctaTGATGGTTTATACTATCAATGATTAACATCAACCAAATTTGACACATTAAATAATGTAGTCACTATTTCCCAGGAGATAAATTTCAATTAGTGAGCAACAAATCAGATTAATTTTGTTACCTTCCAATTTTaacaaaaactagaggctctcaagagcctgtgtagctcaccttggtctatgtgcatattaacaataaacacataaattcatgacaaaattgagttttggtgatggtgatgtgtttgtagatctttctttactgaatattcttgttgcttcagttatctctatctataatgaacttggcccagtaattacagtggaaaatatttcctaaaaatttacaaaaattaacaaagatttatgaaaattgttaacaattgactataaagagcaataactccttaaggagtcaattgacaattttggtcttgttgacttatttgtagatcttattttgctgaacattattgctgtttacagtttatctctatctataacaatattcaagataataaccaaaatctgcataTTTCCATAAATTTActataaaattactaattcgggggcagcaacccaacaacaggttgtctgatttgtctgaaaatttcagggcagatagatcttgacctgataattaattttatcccttgtcaaatttgctctaaatgcttttgttttttgagttataagccaaaaactgcattttacccctatgttctatttttagccatggcagccatcttggttggttggccgggtcacgccacaattttttttaacaatataaccaaatgatgattgtggccaagtttggtttaatttggcccagtagtttcagaggagaagatttttgtaaaagattacaaaaatttatgaaaaattggtcaaaattgactattaagggcaataactccttaaggggtcaactgaccatttaagtcatattaacttatttgtagatcttactttgctgatcattattgctgattacattttatctctttctattataatattcaagataataaccaaaatctgcaaaatttccttcaaattacttatttcggggcagcaacccaacaacccgttgtccgattcatttgaaagtttcagggcagatagattttcacttgatgaacgattttactcctgtcagatttgctctaaatggtttggtttcagagatataagtcaaaatctacatttgacccctatgttctatttttagccatggcagccatcttggttggttcgccgggtcacgccacacattttttaaactagataccccaaagatgattttcgccaagtttggattaatttggccaaatagtttcagaggagaagatttttgtaatagattactaagatttacgaaaaatggttaaaaattgactataaagggcaataactcctaaaggggtcaactgaccatttcggtcatgttgacttatttgtaaatcttactttttttaacattattgctgtttacagttaatctctgtctgtaataatattcaagataataaccaaaaacagcaaaatttccttaaaattaccaattcaggggcagtaacccaacaaccgttgtccgattcatctgaaaatttcagggcagagagatcttgacctgatgaacaattttaccccatgtcagatttgctctaaatgctttggtttttgagttataagccaaaaactgcattttacccctatgttctatttttagccatggcagctatcttggttggttggtggggtcacgccacacattttttaactagataccccaatgatgattgtggccaagtttggttaactttggcccagtagtttcagaggagaagatttttgtaaaagttaacgacgccggacgccaagtgatgggaaaagctcacttggccctttgggccaggtgagctaaatagtttttaaaaaggTATACAGtgcataaaaattacaaaaattgagcACACACAAGGCAAAACAAAAAGCAAATGAAAATCTTATATTGCAGTTCTTCCTCTCTaagtaacaataaaaaaacattaggcgaaacatgtagacccaATAAACAGAAACTATGCGGTAAAAGCAtgagtgttgttgtctttattgtcgACACATTCTCTAAGTAACAGTGAGACTATCAACAAGGTGCAAAAGCTTACAAGTTCACCAAACTTTTGAAAAAGACTTAAAAATACATCTTTCACCCTAAAAAGGTGTGAGAAATAATTATTGTCTCATCATGGAAATTGGTAACACATATAATAATTGTCCTTCAGTGTAAGCTTAAATGCAAGAaaagaaaccaaaataaaattCTGTTTAATACAGTATAACAATCCAGACAGTGACTATAGGtctgataaaaacaaaatatagattCAAGCAAAATGTGAGTTTTTGAATCTAAATAAAAAGAATTCTAATAAAACTAAATATCTATGTAAAAATCAATGATTGAACAAATCACAACAATGTCATACACTGTGTAAAACTTACTTTACAATGTAATAATTATTAAAGTGCATTATGGGAATAAGCAACTAAATCAAATACTATTGCCTTTAAAAGACAAAAGTTATTctgtatataaataatatatttcttatattttagtTTGAACTCCTAAATATAAGAAGGCACCtcttaaatattttaacattcacaataaattaaaacatacaaaaaccATACCCATGTCGATTCAAGATATACCTAGAAATAAGAACTTAcagtttaaattaattttttggaACAACAATCactatatttacataaaaatggcaaataaattaaatttatgacGGCAAGTTGACAGTAATAATAAGCACATTGAAACAaacttaattttcaaaaaaaaacataccatagCACAGATACATtgtatttagatattttattaaaatgattatTAAGGCTAGTTTCATGTCTTTGTTGACAAATTAACATGGATCTGAGAACCTACTTGGTTTCTTTAGATAAAATATATAATCTACAAGGAAATAAATGACTTGTTCTTACATAGCCTACAATCTTGATCAAGTATGATACATGTTAATGGTTAGATTAAAGATTTTAGTACTCTTTGATAACCAAGCAACTGTTTATAAATTTCTATTGAGCTTATGACAGACTGGAACCTTTCTCTTGATGATTGACTTGATGATTGTTTGTACTGATGACTGTATCCTTGTTCCTACTGATGACAGGCTCATTGCTCCTACTGATGACTGGGAGGTAAGATATTGTTTCTAGTTGATGAGGGGAAGGCAGGATAATGGTGAATTGATGAAAACTGTATCTGGTGATAAACCAACTCCATATACAGATAGTAACCCATGATGTACCCTGTAAGCATAGAATGAAGGTATCATTGTAATagtatataaacatttataatattttgaatcaaTTATCAGCAATATGTgtacaataaattaaaagttttacAACATTTTTACATTTGACATTGAACTTCATCCAAAAAGAGGGAAGTATTGCATGTTTAAtgagaataataaaaatattatttgacaCTGTGCCTTGCTGATCACCAGTAGTAAAAAGAAAAGCTTAGCATTATGTAAATAAATAAGATTGCTTATTCCATCTTGAAcaattatttgaattcaaatgttTATCAATGTCGAATTTTCCAGTTTTTATCCCCTGGAAAAGTAATCTGATAAAACATACCTAAAACTCAATAATGTGTCATCACATATCTCATTATCAATATTCCATACAGTCTGAATCTTTGATTCCTCTTTTAtccttttcttttcttcttttttcaacACCTTCTTTTTCCTTCTCCATCTCTCCTCATCAGCAAAAGTTTGTCGATACTGCATTCCTACAAGTCGTTGGTCCTGTGGAGCACTGTTTACAAGTACATTGTCTTTTCtcttatatatgttgttgtttttattcCCAGATCCCTATGGAATATAGatataatacatttaatattaATGACTAATCTACACTCATTTACATTTTGAACCTCAACAGTTACCAACATGGGATGTTGATGATATGGGAAATGTAAAACCTATGTCTCTCTATTTGACACTCTATATATTCATTATTGCaggcaaaaataaatttaatgtaACAAAATTTGTTAATGCCAAGGTCAGtctggaaaacattttttttttctaaaaagcaGTTTGGTTGTTATTAAATTCTTGTGTTTCTTACAAATCAGTGTAGAGACTTACTGTACGACTTCCAGGTGGCGACACATCGTCAACTTCATCATCTTCATCGGTATCATCAAGATCATCCAGATCTTCTACACTGTCTGCTCTCCGTGGTGATGGGGTGTGGATGCTTCCATTCTCACCATCAATTATAAACGCATCACCTGACTTAACACCTTGGACAGACATTCTATGTTCTATAGACTTCATACGATCCTCCACCTCATTATATGTAGTATCCTTGTAGTTCCAACCCATTGGATATCTAGGTTTAAATCTTACATCTTTTACCCTATGTATCTCCACAAATGGAAAATCAAACTGTAAAAGAAATCATAAGTTTATTCTTTAAACAATAAAACCTGAACACTtgtctaaatttctaaatatcaatttcatttatattcatattcattttAGAAGAAGTaaaatgttacatatttatttgttaattgtAAGTTAGTAAGTCACACACAGTCTAATCCCAGTGTATGATTATGAAAGTTAATGTTAAAATACTTCTATAACATGACACataaataaacattgtgtatCAACAAAGGTATCGATCGATGCAAAGTAAAAATTATAGCTCATATTGTGACTAAAAACTAAATGCCTTAGAATAACACTAATGAACcaaaaaatagacattttttttacagatataacTCAAAAGTCAGCAATAGTAtattttttagtatattttttatgataaacttGTACCATTATTATTGAATTCAAATCCTTCTTTCTGTTTTCTTTAATCTTAAAACAGTTTCCattatactttaatttattaataaaatgttatatttacctGATTTTTATGGTTTCCATGACGTttcagatatcttataaaatcccTTCGTGAGCAGTCTTTAACTAGAACCAACTCCATAGCACCATCAGATAAATGAGTAAATTTACTGAGCCCCTCAGGAGCCACCTCACAATTGCCTGGTATACTATATAACCCAACATGATAGTAACTACCCTTGGAGGCTTTCCATGGATTGTCTTCTAACACTTCCTCTGAGAGTTGTTCAGTATCACTTAAACCTAAATAGATCAATAAGTCAATAGTTTATAACATTGGTTGAAATGCTTTTGATTTTCTCATCAAATCCTGTGTAAATAAAATCCTGTAAATTCTTTTCTCTGATATTGTACAACAGAAGGTGGTGTTAAGACATAATCattgtgtacaaaaaaatatagtTTCTTCCATTTTCTACTTAATTTACATTTAAAGCCaatgttatcaaataaatactTATCCAATAATGTAATTATCCAAAATTATACAATTTGTGATCCAACAGTAATAATTCCCTCATCAGATATGCACATtaatttaacaagagtgcacacactgaaatgtctcgccttctttactaatcattgatattatgttgatagtcctaagtataaagctttatttcaactgccacataaacttaacattaaccaaggtagctaaacaaagaccaatgaaccatgaaaatgaggtcaaggtcagatgaaccatgccaggcaaacatgtatagctaacaatgcttccatacaacaaatatagttgacctattacttatagtttaagaaaaatagaccaaaacacaaaaacttatcactgtgcaatgaaccgtgaaattgaggtcatggtcaaataaaacctgcgggaccaacatatagatcataaaatatttccacacaccaaatatagttgacctttggcatatagtattagataaaaaggccaaaactcaaaaacttaactttgaccactgaaccatgaaaatgaggtcaaggtcagatgaaatctgcccgctagacaggtacacctaacaatcattccatacaacaaatatagtagacctattgcataaagtatgagaaaaacagaccaaaacacaaaaccttaactataaccactcaaccatgaaaatgaggtcaaggtcagatgacacctgccagttggacatgtacaccttacagtccttccatacatcgaatatatggacttgaccaccaaaacttaaacttgttcactgatccataaaatgaggtcgagttcaagtgaaaactatctgatgggcatgaggaccttgcaaggtacgcacataccaaatatagttatcctactacttataataagagagaacttaacattacaaaaaattttaacttttttttcaagtagccactgaaccatgaaaatgaggtcaaggacattggacatgtgactgaccgaaacttcgtaacatgaggtatctatatacaaagtatgaagcatccaggtcttacacctactaaaatataaagcttttaagaagtaagctaacgccgccgccaccgtagccgccgccaccggatcactatccctatgtcagaATTTACATGACAGTATACATTAAAAGCCTAATATCACCAAATATACATTTCAGAATGTCATATATTCTTTCTATTACAGATGAGGTTATATAAAGTGAATACTGGTAATCACAGATATAACTATTAACACTGGAATAAGTTACTGAggtacaaaatattcaaaatcagTACTATTATTCTTGATATTAGGAGTACTTACTATTAAAATCATTACTATTATTACTAGAATTAAATGGTTGTACTATACATTCCTCCACTACATCAGACGTATTGTCATCTTGTTTACTGGCATCTACCGGTACACACACATCACATCTgggtaaaatacaaaaaaagtacaTCAAATATGGTTAAGATTTGTCTTCTTTAATTCGTATTTAAATTCTGAAAGTTTTTCTTTTCGGTAAATAAtctcaatgtatacatgtaaatcCACACATCAGTTTCATGTTCATTTCCAAAAGAATTTTAAGCTGTGAAGTTGACAAGTGAAATTCATAGGGGGatccagggggcccgggccccccccccccccctttcgtgggaaaaatttggttgattatatagggaatcactgaagcatgaccggagcgggcccccttatgaaaagttctggatccccCACTGAAATGATACAACATTAAGTACATATATCAAAGAAAGTTCACTATGAccattttcaactttaaattttgcaactctttttgatattttcaacACAATGCTTTTACATTTTTTCTCAGTATTTTCAACAAAATGATTTTCAATGTAAAAAATGCACATCACAATTGCATGTCATTGAACAAAATGTTTTCAGTTTCTTCAAATTCACTCCATCCCATaaaaaaatgacacataaattttCCATTGAATGCTAATACTTACCCTGTACGACATACAGTATACTGCTGTTCACTAGAGAGAGGGTCTGCAGGGAGATATTCTATATCACATTCATACATTCTGTTATGTAAAGCAAATGAAGTTAGTTAAGCTAATGAGTTATGTTAAATCTAATTCCTAAATTTTCCAAAAGTTCATACATCTAAGACTGCATGTATTAAATTATATGGTTTCCAAAATTCCTTCAGTAAGAATTAAAAGTTTCCTCTTGAAAATGTGTTGACCACTGGTGTTGTGTGTACAAATGGTGAAAATTATTGCAGGGATTAGCtagcaaaaaaaaactattgcaaGACTAAACAGAAGACATAACATTCaggtttttgttgttttattgttttaaatttttaataataacCAAATCTTCTCCAACTTCCAACAAAGACAAATTGATTCTAAAATGAGGTTACAATATTTGTTGCagataaaattttgttaaaacccCCAACTAGATTTATAAGCAACAAAAACTTTCAAATTGTACACATCAATGTTAAATTGGAGATAT from Mytilus galloprovincialis chromosome 2, xbMytGall1.hap1.1, whole genome shotgun sequence encodes:
- the LOC143064774 gene encoding ceramide kinase-like protein; its protein translation is MVDYTYSDDGMPIHKHTGAFANPFVSEEDVTNIFDIREDGFDVTLSLANGNISWVSVSGNKGVRSKGLFKKKKGVAEEVLPLEDILGVKIKRRKTTGQHEGEGMCQGFTIYAYQVFGPNNLKERIIELEHPSEKICKEYCEKITDYLDAIKERPKSMKLYIQSHAGPHNSSNIYKQKIQHLFEAANLIVDSTEIQHNEYVKQEMIHLEVDQYDCICCVGGDGTVSKVTTALLNKIQASKHIDLKNGLTPARCHIPLGIIPTGTTNQAAKSVLGQLDPVSAAINIILGRTAAVDVISIFHKDKFLQWGFICQYGFAGNVLKLAKKYNRVGLGSKGLDAAVVKALSKSKFRMYECDIEYLPADPLSSEQQYTVCRTGCDVCVPVDASKQDDNTSDVVEECIVQPFNSSNNSNDFNSLSDTEQLSEEVLEDNPWKASKGSYYHVGLYSIPGNCEVAPEGLSKFTHLSDGAMELVLVKDCSRRDFIRYLKRHGNHKNQFDFPFVEIHRVKDVRFKPRYPMGWNYKDTTYNEVEDRMKSIEHRMSVQGVKSGDAFIIDGENGSIHTPSPRRADSVEDLDDLDDTDEDDEVDDVSPPGSRTGSGNKNNNIYKRKDNVLVNSAPQDQRLVGMQYRQTFADEERWRRKKKVLKKEEKKRIKEESKIQTVWNIDNEICDDTLLSFRVHHGLLSVYGVGLSPDTVFINSPLSCLPLIN